The genomic DNA AGCTCGGTGAGCGCCTGCCGCCCCATGTCCCCCACCAGGGCGGCGTTCTTGACGGCCTTCTCCGGATCCTTCCGGGCAACGGCCTGCAACGCCGCCGCGTGCACGACCATCAGACTCACCCGGTGCGCCACGACGTCGTGCATCTCCCGCGCGATCCGGGTCCGCTCCTCACCCCGCGCCCACTCGGCGCGCTCCTCGGCCCGCTCCGCGAGGAGTTGGAGCTCCCGCTCCAGGCTGTCCGCGCGCTCCCTGAGGCTCTCCATCAGCCGGCGCCGGGCGCCCACGTACATCCCGAGCAGGACGGGCGGCGCGGTCATCCCAACGGCCGTAGTGATGGAGGCGAACGGAACGAACCAGTCCCCGAGTTCCCAGGTCCCCCGCTGTGTGTCCTGCCGTACCCGCACGAACATGACGATGAGCATGCCGAGGAAGGACATCCCGGCCAGCGATCCGATGATCCGGCGCGGCAGTTCGGACGCGGCGAGGGTGTACAGGCCGACGATGCCCATCAGGTAGCCCATCTGGGCCGGGGTGATGGCGATGGACACGAGCACGACGGCGATCGGCCACTTCCGCCGGACGATCAGCGCCGACCCGGCCAGCACCCCGAAGACGACTCCCACCGCGGCCGGAATCCCCGCGTCGTGCGCGAACCGGACACCCTCCGCCCCGCACTCCGCGGCGGAGACCACCGCGAGCCCGGTGTCCAGCACCGCACTGCGCCACCTGGTCCACCACCACGGCCCTCCCCGGACCGTGGCATGGTCTTCCCCCGTCGTGGTCATGCCTCCAGCCTACGGGCGCCGGGCCGCGCTTTTCCGGTGAGTTTCCGACGACTGGCCTACACCACAGGACACACCACAGGACGTAATCGAACAGTGACGAAACAGATCACGCAGAAGAAGTCCCGTCGCACGGAGGGCATCCGGTACGGCATAGTGTTGGTTGCCCACTCGGCGACCAGGCTAAATGTCCGGTTCAAACGAGTTTGATCCCCCGTGGTGTAATTGGCAGCACCGTGGCTTTTGGTGCCATTTGTCCAGGTTCGAGTCCTGGCGGGGGAGCAACAACCTCTTCCAGCAACCCACTTCGGGTTTTCACCAACCCACTTCGGGCCCTGACAGCACTGTCAGGGCCCACTCTCATGTCCCCCATGAAACGCCCCGGTATCCTGCGAATGTCCACCCCCCAGCATTCCGAAGCCGAAGGGCAAATCCGTGAGCGCCATTCGCCCGGCAGCCGTCGTCGTCCTCGCAGCGGGTGAGGGCACCCGTATGAAGTCGGCCACACCGAAGGTCCTGCACGAGATCTGCGGCCGGACCCTCGTCGGCCATGTGCTGGCCGCCGCCCGGGAGTTGGAGCCGGAGAACCTGGTCGTCGTCGTGGGCCACGCCCGCGAGAAGGTGACCGCCCATCTCGGCGAGACCGACCCCGGCGTACGGACCGCGGTCCAGGCCGAACAGAACGGCACAGGGCACGCCGTACGCATGGCGCTGGAGGAGCTCGGAAACATCGACGGGACCGTTGTCGTCGTGTGCGGCGACACCCCCCTGCTCCGAGGTGCGACGCTGCGCGAACTCGCCGCGAACCACACGGCCGACGGCAACGCCGTGACCGTCCTGACCGCCGAGGTCCCGGACGCCACCGGCTACGGCCGGATCGTCCGCGACGGCGCCTCCGGCGCGGTGACCGCGATCGTCGAGCACAAGGACGCCTCCGACGCGCAGCGCGCGATCCGCGAGATCAACTCCGGGGTCTTCGCGTTCGACGGGCAGTTGCTCGCCGACGCCCTCGGCAAGGTGCGCACCGACAACAGCCAGGGCGAGGAGTACCTCACCGACGTCCTCGGCATCCTGCGCGAGGCCGGGCACCGGGTCGGCGCCTCCGTCGCGGGCGACCACCGCGAGATCGCCGGCATCAACAACCGCGTGCAGCTCTCCGAGGCCCGCCGCATCCTCAACGACCGGCTGCTGACCGACGCCATGCTCGGCGGGGTCACCGTCATCGACCCGGCGACGACCTGGGTCGACGTCACCGTCACCTTCGGCCAGGACGCGACCGTCCACCCCGGCACACAACTGCACGGCACCACGCACATCGGCGAGGGCGCCGAGGTCGGCCCCAACAGCCGTCTGACGGACACCGTCGTCGAGGCGGGCGCCCGCGTCGACAACACCGTCGCCGTCAGCTCGCACATCGGCCCGCAGGCGTCCGTCGGGCCGTACGCCTATCTCCGTCCCGGCACCCGCCTGGGCACGAAGAGCAAGATCGGGACGTACGTCGAGACGAAGAACGCGACGATCGGCGAGGGCACGAAGATCCCGCACCTCTCCTATGTCGGGGACGCGACGATCGGCGAGTACACCAACATCGGCGCCGCCAGCGTCTTCGTGAACTACGACGGACAGACCAAGCACCACACCACCGTCGGATCGCATTGCCGTACAGGTTCGGACAATATGTTTGTGGCACCCGTCACGGTCGGGGACGGCTCGTACACCGCCGCCGGCTCCGTGATCACCAAAGATGTGCCGCCCGGTTCGCTGGCCGTGGCCCGTGGCCAGCAGCGGAATATCGAGGGCTGGGTGGCCCGCAAGCGGCCGGGCAGCGCGGCGGCGAAGGCCGCGGAAACGGCTTCCCGCCAGGGCGAGAGCGAGGACTGACCGGAAACGGGTGCGTCGAACACGGCGTACCGTGATAAACGCACACCCAGTTGAATGACCTCTGAGGAGACAGTGCTGTGACCGGGATCAAGACGACCGGCGAGAAGAAGATGATGTTCTTCTCCGGCCGCGCCCACCCCGAGCTTGCCAAGGAGGTCGCCCAGCAGTTGGGTGTCGGGGTCGTCCCGACGAAGGCCTTCGACTTCGCGAACGGCGAGATCTACGTCCGCTTCGAGGAGTCGGTGCGCGGTGCGGACTGTTTCGTGATCCAGAGCCACACGGCTCCGATCAACCAGTGGCTCATGGAGCAGCTCATCATGATCGACGCGCTCAAGCGCGCGTCGGCCCGCTCCATCACGGTGATCGTGCCGTTCTACGGCTATGCCCGGCAGGACAAGAAGCACCGCGGCCGTGAGCCGATCTCGGCCCGGCTGGTCGCGGACCTGATGAAGACGGCGGGTGCGCACCGCATCCTCACCGTCGACCTGCACACCGACCAGATCCAGGGCTTCTTCGACGGGCCCGTGGATCATCTCTTCGCCCTCCCGCTCCTCGCGGACTACGTGGGCAGCAAGGTCGACCGCAGCAAGCTGACCGTCGTCTCCCCGGACGCCGGCCGCGTGCGCGTCGCCGACCGCTGGTGCGACCGCCTGGGCGCGCCCCTCGCGATCGTGCACAAGCGGCGCGACAAGGACGTGGCGAACCAGGTGACCGTCCACGAGGTCGTCGGCGAGGTCAAGGGCCGCGTCTGCGTCCTGGTCGACGACATGATCGACACCGGCGGCACGATCTGCGCCGCCGCGGACGCCCTGTTCGCGCACGGCGCCGAGGACGTCATCGTGACGGCCACGCACGGCGTGCTCTCCGGCCCCGCCGCCGACCGCCTGAAGAACTCCCGCGTCAGCGAGTTCGTCCTCACCGACACCCTCCCCACCCCGGGCGAACTCGGCGCCGACCTCGACAAGATCACGGTCCTGTCGATCGCCCCGACCATCGCGAACGCGGTCCGAGAGGTCTTCGAGGACGGCTCCGTGACAAGCCTCTTCGACGGACACTGACCCCCGCGGTCGTAGATCGATTTCTGGTACGGCCTCCCCGCCGAGTAAGCTACGCAAGTTGCTCGGCGAGGGAGGCCGTACCAGTTCTCGGGTACGGCGGTCCGTTATCGACGCGCTCTTCGTAGCAGGCCGATGTTCGGCCGGGTGACCACCTTCCCCAACTGTTCTACGAGGAGTGACCATGGCCGACGTCAAGCTCGCCGCCGAGACCCGCACCGAGTTCGGCAAGGGCGCCGCCCGCCGTATCCGCCGTGACAAGAAGGTCCCCGCCGTGGTCTACGGCCACGGTGTCGACCCGCTGCACATCACCCTGCCGGGCCACGAGCTGCAGCTCGCCCTGCGTACCCCGAACGTCCTGCTCACCCTGGACATCGAGGGCAAGACCCAGCTCG from Streptomyces sp. NBC_01478 includes the following:
- a CDS encoding sensor histidine kinase gives rise to the protein MTTTGEDHATVRGGPWWWTRWRSAVLDTGLAVVSAAECGAEGVRFAHDAGIPAAVGVVFGVLAGSALIVRRKWPIAVVLVSIAITPAQMGYLMGIVGLYTLAASELPRRIIGSLAGMSFLGMLIVMFVRVRQDTQRGTWELGDWFVPFASITTAVGMTAPPVLLGMYVGARRRLMESLRERADSLERELQLLAERAEERAEWARGEERTRIAREMHDVVAHRVSLMVVHAAALQAVARKDPEKAVKNAALVGDMGRQALTELREMLGVLRSGDGRDVRERAAVPLVAVGVAAAAAASRAVDDEGTGEGPCLSDVDELLGQSAAAGMAVDLSVEGETRSYAAEIEQTAYRVVQEALTNVHKHAAGAKTHVRLAHRVSEIAMQVENEPPPELASASAARLPSGGNGLVGMRERVLALGGVFVSGPTDAGGFRVSAVIPAA
- the glmU gene encoding bifunctional UDP-N-acetylglucosamine diphosphorylase/glucosamine-1-phosphate N-acetyltransferase GlmU, which encodes MSAIRPAAVVVLAAGEGTRMKSATPKVLHEICGRTLVGHVLAAARELEPENLVVVVGHAREKVTAHLGETDPGVRTAVQAEQNGTGHAVRMALEELGNIDGTVVVVCGDTPLLRGATLRELAANHTADGNAVTVLTAEVPDATGYGRIVRDGASGAVTAIVEHKDASDAQRAIREINSGVFAFDGQLLADALGKVRTDNSQGEEYLTDVLGILREAGHRVGASVAGDHREIAGINNRVQLSEARRILNDRLLTDAMLGGVTVIDPATTWVDVTVTFGQDATVHPGTQLHGTTHIGEGAEVGPNSRLTDTVVEAGARVDNTVAVSSHIGPQASVGPYAYLRPGTRLGTKSKIGTYVETKNATIGEGTKIPHLSYVGDATIGEYTNIGAASVFVNYDGQTKHHTTVGSHCRTGSDNMFVAPVTVGDGSYTAAGSVITKDVPPGSLAVARGQQRNIEGWVARKRPGSAAAKAAETASRQGESED
- a CDS encoding ribose-phosphate diphosphokinase; this translates as MTGIKTTGEKKMMFFSGRAHPELAKEVAQQLGVGVVPTKAFDFANGEIYVRFEESVRGADCFVIQSHTAPINQWLMEQLIMIDALKRASARSITVIVPFYGYARQDKKHRGREPISARLVADLMKTAGAHRILTVDLHTDQIQGFFDGPVDHLFALPLLADYVGSKVDRSKLTVVSPDAGRVRVADRWCDRLGAPLAIVHKRRDKDVANQVTVHEVVGEVKGRVCVLVDDMIDTGGTICAAADALFAHGAEDVIVTATHGVLSGPAADRLKNSRVSEFVLTDTLPTPGELGADLDKITVLSIAPTIANAVREVFEDGSVTSLFDGH